The Actinoplanes sp. N902-109 genomic interval ACGTACGGCTACCGCCTCGTCGAACCGGACGGCCGCCGGATGGTCCCGGCCCTGCTGTCGGCGTACGGGATCAGCGGCCCCGCCGTCGGCGAACTGCAACGCACCGGCCGGCTCGGCCGGATCTCCCTCGACGATGTCAGCGCGCCCCGGCCGGGCCAGAAGTTCGCCTTCATCATGGACACCGGCCTCTGCGACAGCGTGTTCGCCCTGGCCGAAGGCGCCGACCTCTTGGTGATCGAATCGACGTTCCTCACCGAGGATGCCGATATGGCCGCCCAGGTCGGACATCTCACCGCAGCCCAAGCCGCATCCGTGGCCCGCCAATCCGGCGCGCGCACCCTGGTGCTCACCCACTTCTCCCAGCGGTACGCCGACAGCACCCGCTTCCTCGACGAAGCCCGCTCGGAATTCGACGGCACCATCGTGCTGGCCGAGGACCTCCTCCGCGTACCGGTCCCGCCGCGGCCGGCCCCAGTCCCCTGACTTTGCCCTGCTTTACCTCCAAGGTGCGTTCTACATACCCATTCATAGCTGAATGAGAGATCTTTCTACATCGGTGAAGCGCCGGGTGAACCCGATCTTCTTGGACTTCGTGAAGGAGGTACTACCTGTCACCATCGCGGTCCGGGGGAATGGAACATGCCAAGATCCTTGAAATCGGCGATTTTCTTCGCGATCCCCTTCCTTGTTCTGTCGGTCGTTTTGCCAACCCTCTTCGTGATGCGTGGCCACGCAAATCTGGAGCAGCTTTCAAACTACGCCCAATTTCTTGGCGCAATCTTCGCCGCTGCCGGGATTGTTGGGATCGCGGTCGGCATATTTTATCAAGCGGAACAGACAAGATTTGCTGTTCGGCACGCAATGCAGGAGAGGCTCAACAGCTCATACGCGCTCGGTATCGAGAGGCCCGACGTGCTTGCGCCTCTCTTCGGTGGGGTGGTGACCAAGATGAGCTCCACGGAGAGGCAGCTGTATCTGGCTACCACCATGTTGTTGCGGGATTTGCGCATGGGGGTTTCGGTGGGAGCCATCAAGAAAGAAAGGTTGCAAGCGGGGGCCATCAAGAACTTTTTCGCCACTGCTGAGATGCGCAACTACTGGCAAGTAACGCGCATGGACTGGCTCAACAACGTTCAAGACGATTCGGACCGGCAGTTCGCTCAGATTTTTGATGATGAATGGCGTGAAGTCGTAGCACTGACGGAAGTCAACAGTGAGAGCTGTTCAACCGGCTGTTTCGAACACAGCACTTCACCTGATGACCCTGCATCAGTGGTCTGCCCCCTCGACAGGTCGACGGTCGGCGAGATGACAGAGGTGTGAGCCAGGTAGGCCTCGAGGCAAGCGCTTTGGGGTGCGCGGCTCCTCATCGTTCACGGTGTCCCGTTTCCCAGCACAAGCAAGAAGGCCCCGCCCAGGATGTGCTCCGGGGCGGGGCGGATCCGTTCTCGGCTCAGATCACCGTTTCAGGGGCGGAAGTTCAGCTACTGGGCGACCTTCGCGACGCCGACCGGGCAGGTCATGCCGTTGGGGCCGTGGGTGCAGTAGCCGCCCGGGTTCTTGCTGTCGGACAGGTACTGCTGGTGGTAGTCCTCGGCGTAGTAGTACTTGCCGAGCGGCTTGATCTCGGTGGTGATGGTGCCGTGGCCGGCCTTGGTGACCACCGGCTGGAACGCCTCGAGCGAGGTCTGGGCGATCTTCGCCTGCTCCGGGGTGGTGGTGTAGATCGCCGACCGGTACTGGGTGCCGACGTCGTTGCCCTGGCGCATGCCCTGGGTCGGGTCGTGGTTCTCCCAGAACGCCTTCAGCAGGTCCTCGTAGGCGATCTTGGCGGGGTCGTAGACGACCTGGACGACCTCGGCGTGGCCGGTCGCGCCCGAGCAGGTCTCCTCGTACGTCGGGTTCTCGGTGAAGCCGCCCGCGTATCCGACCGAGGTCGAGTAGACGCCGGGCAGGCGCCAGAAGATGCGCTCAGCTCCCCAGAAACAGCCCATGCCGAACACGGCTGTCTCCAGACCGGCCGGCCAGGGGCCCTTGAGCGGGGTCCCGAGCACCGTGTGCGTGTCGGCCACCGGCATCTCGATGAACCGGCCCGGGAGAGCCTGGTCAGAGGTGGGCAGGTCGAGCTTCTTGTACCGCAGGAACACGGTGACTCCCTTCATCCGCTGGGTGTAACACCGGTGCCGCCGGGATCCTTACCCGAGGGTTGCGGCTATGCGGTCAGCGTAGGAGGCCGCTTCCTCGTCGGAGGCGTACTTGTGCCGGGGCCAGAAGAATCCGCGTAGTCCGTCACCCTTTGTCCGGGGCACCACATGGAAATGCAGGTGCGGCTGGGACTGCGACACCACGTTGTTGTTGGCCACGAAGGTGCCCTGCGAGCCGAGTGCCTTGGGAACGGCAGCGGCGACTTTCTGAACGAGTCCGAAATATCCGGGCAGCACATCAAGAGCCAGATCGGTCAGCTGTACGACGTGAGCGCGCGGGACGATCAGGACATGGCCCTTGAACACCGGGCGCACGTCGAGGAACCCGACCCCCTCCGGCACGTCGACGACCTTGAACGCGGGAACGGTGCCCGCCACGATGCCGCAGAAGAGGCAGTCAGCCATGGGCGAAGACTAACGTTGCCCCACATGACGGGTAACGAGTACGGCTTCGACACTCTCGCGATCCACGCCGGGCAGGAACCGGATCCCCGGACGGGCGCGGTGGTGCCGCCGATCTTCCAGACGAGCACGTACGCGCAGGACGCGGTCGGCTCGCCCCGGCTGGGCTACGAGTACAGCCGCTCGGGCAACCCGACCCGCGACGCCCTGCAGGAATGCCTCGCCGCGATCGAGGGTGGCCGTCGTGGCCTCGCGTTCGCCAGCGGGCTCGCCGCCGAGGACACGCTGCTGCGCGCGGTCTGCCAGCCCGGCGACCACGTGGTGATCCCGGACGACGCCTACGGCGGCACGTTCCGGCTGTTCAGCAAGGTGGCCGAGAACTGGGGGCTGGACTGGACCGCGGTGCCGCTGCACGACCTCGACGCGGTGCGCGCCGCCTTCCGCCCCGGGCACACCCGCCTCATCTGGGCCGAGACGCCCACCAACCCGCTGCTCAACATCGCCGACATCACCGCACTGGGTGCCCTCGCGCACGAGTACGACGCGATGCTGGCCGTCGACAACACCTTCGCCTCGCCGTACCTGCAGCAGCCCATCGCGCTGGGCGCCGACGTGGTGATCCACTCCACGACGAAGTACCTCGGTGGGCACTCCGATGTCGTCGGGGGCGCGCTGGTGACCGCGGACGACGGGCTGGGCGAGCGGCTGGCGTTCCACCAGAACGCGATGGGCGCGGTCAACGGTCCGTTCGACGCCTGGCTCACCCTGCGGGGCATCAAGACTCTGGGCGTACGGATGGATCGGCACTGTGACAACGCCGAGCGGATCGTGGCGTTCCTGCAGGGCCATCCGAAGGTGGCCGAGGTTCTGTACCCCGGTCTTGAGTCGCATGCCGGACATGAGACCGCGGCCAAGCAGATGTCACGCTTCGGCGGCATGGTGTCCTTCCGCGCCCGGGGCGGCCGTGACCAGGCCATCGAGATCTGCAACCGGACAAAACTGTTCATCCTTGCGGAGTCGCTGGGCGGCGTCGAGTCGCTCATCGAGCACCCCGGGCAGATGACACACCTCAGCGCGGCGGGCTCACCGCTTGAAGTCCCCGCCGATCTCGTGCGACTGTCTGTCGGCATCGAAACCGCTGACGATCTGCTCGCCGATCTGGAGCAGGCGCTCGGCTGAGCCGCGGCGGAGAACCGATGTGACGGCGTTCGGCAATCCTTCACACCGACAAGCGGAGAGACGGGCCATGGACAACCTGGCGACCACGTGGGTGGGTGCCACGGCGAAGCAGATTTCCCGTGCGGTCCGTCGCGGCGACA includes:
- a CDS encoding ribonuclease Z, with product MRELTILGTASQVPTRQRNHNGYQLRWDDEVILFDPGEGTQRQMLMAGIAVSPLTRICITHFHGDHSLGLPGVIQRISLDKVPHPVRIHFPAGGRDYLDRLWHATSFYDVADIVPEPVGPGFRVQTPAGMLSALPLRHSIETYGYRLVEPDGRRMVPALLSAYGISGPAVGELQRTGRLGRISLDDVSAPRPGQKFAFIMDTGLCDSVFALAEGADLLVIESTFLTEDADMAAQVGHLTAAQAASVARQSGARTLVLTHFSQRYADSTRFLDEARSEFDGTIVLAEDLLRVPVPPRPAPVP
- a CDS encoding DUF6082 family protein, giving the protein MPRSLKSAIFFAIPFLVLSVVLPTLFVMRGHANLEQLSNYAQFLGAIFAAAGIVGIAVGIFYQAEQTRFAVRHAMQERLNSSYALGIERPDVLAPLFGGVVTKMSSTERQLYLATTMLLRDLRMGVSVGAIKKERLQAGAIKNFFATAEMRNYWQVTRMDWLNNVQDDSDRQFAQIFDDEWREVVALTEVNSESCSTGCFEHSTSPDDPASVVCPLDRSTVGEMTEV
- the msrA gene encoding peptide-methionine (S)-S-oxide reductase MsrA, with amino-acid sequence MFLRYKKLDLPTSDQALPGRFIEMPVADTHTVLGTPLKGPWPAGLETAVFGMGCFWGAERIFWRLPGVYSTSVGYAGGFTENPTYEETCSGATGHAEVVQVVYDPAKIAYEDLLKAFWENHDPTQGMRQGNDVGTQYRSAIYTTTPEQAKIAQTSLEAFQPVVTKAGHGTITTEIKPLGKYYYAEDYHQQYLSDSKNPGGYCTHGPNGMTCPVGVAKVAQ
- a CDS encoding HIT family protein, whose amino-acid sequence is MADCLFCGIVAGTVPAFKVVDVPEGVGFLDVRPVFKGHVLIVPRAHVVQLTDLALDVLPGYFGLVQKVAAAVPKALGSQGTFVANNNVVSQSQPHLHFHVVPRTKGDGLRGFFWPRHKYASDEEAASYADRIAATLG
- a CDS encoding cystathionine gamma-synthase, with the protein product MTGNEYGFDTLAIHAGQEPDPRTGAVVPPIFQTSTYAQDAVGSPRLGYEYSRSGNPTRDALQECLAAIEGGRRGLAFASGLAAEDTLLRAVCQPGDHVVIPDDAYGGTFRLFSKVAENWGLDWTAVPLHDLDAVRAAFRPGHTRLIWAETPTNPLLNIADITALGALAHEYDAMLAVDNTFASPYLQQPIALGADVVIHSTTKYLGGHSDVVGGALVTADDGLGERLAFHQNAMGAVNGPFDAWLTLRGIKTLGVRMDRHCDNAERIVAFLQGHPKVAEVLYPGLESHAGHETAAKQMSRFGGMVSFRARGGRDQAIEICNRTKLFILAESLGGVESLIEHPGQMTHLSAAGSPLEVPADLVRLSVGIETADDLLADLEQALG